Proteins co-encoded in one Cytobacillus sp. NJ13 genomic window:
- a CDS encoding lysylphosphatidylglycerol synthase domain-containing protein: protein MLKQKTIITLAKLLVPLFILLFVMLEAKGIFNDFNWALLELYIDRLTFRRLFFILLLGLAALFPMYFYDEILQRLFRIRVPKKKLLFYSLSANAFSNFIGFGGVAGATLRSYFYKDYLTGSTPYIKIIAKLSLFYLTGLSILSWIVLFTDLHLYDDVKLIKIAVWAVAAYTPLLLSVYFFKSSFWNTKHIKKGFAGELLAVSLSEWLFIIICIWGIARALEVSISFFVLFPIVIISACAGIASMIPGGIGSFDFVFLIGLESQGVPTELGLLILMFYRLSYYIVPVFIGTPFVMNQFWNNGMPKNSFKI, encoded by the coding sequence TTGTTAAAACAAAAAACAATTATAACGCTTGCCAAACTCCTCGTACCCTTATTCATTTTGCTGTTTGTCATGCTGGAGGCAAAAGGGATATTCAATGATTTTAATTGGGCTCTCCTTGAGCTTTATATTGACCGGCTAACTTTCCGCAGACTATTTTTTATCCTTTTATTGGGACTGGCTGCGCTTTTTCCAATGTATTTTTATGATGAAATCCTCCAAAGGCTTTTCAGAATTAGAGTTCCTAAAAAAAAGCTATTATTTTATTCTTTATCTGCCAACGCATTCTCTAACTTTATCGGATTTGGTGGTGTGGCCGGAGCTACACTCAGGTCCTATTTTTATAAGGATTACCTGACTGGCAGTACTCCATATATCAAAATAATTGCCAAGCTGTCTCTTTTTTACCTGACCGGCTTGTCTATATTGTCATGGATCGTCCTTTTTACAGATTTACATTTATACGATGATGTTAAACTTATAAAGATTGCAGTCTGGGCCGTTGCGGCTTATACACCTCTGCTGCTGAGCGTTTACTTTTTCAAGTCGTCATTTTGGAATACGAAGCACATTAAAAAAGGATTTGCAGGGGAATTGCTGGCTGTTTCTTTATCGGAGTGGCTATTTATTATCATATGTATCTGGGGAATTGCCCGGGCCCTTGAAGTATCGATTTCATTTTTTGTTCTGTTTCCCATTGTCATCATTTCAGCTTGCGCTGGCATTGCGAGTATGATCCCTGGAGGCATTGGTTCCTTTGATTTTGTATTTTTGATCGGACTGGAATCACAAGGTGTTCCCACCGAATTGGGGCTCTTGATTCTCATGTTCTACCGTCTCAGCTATTATATAGTTCCTGTGTTTATTGGCACGCCGTTTGTCATGAACCAGTTTTGGAATAACGGAATGCCGAAAAACAGCTTCAAAATATAA
- a CDS encoding DUF1906 domain-containing protein: MERRGLLPFVVTAFFAVMISIFAFSLMDSKDDGPKTQTIPDGQSKSNDSDISNQVKNNIKGNKANVNNSIDNDLNNGEDSQIDNNVTNDIEVNVDVNVTNTIKNKADQNQDPGQTGNGNENSGSDKGAKNDQEGKPEDDEVVWGVDSASLTTSDLLSCVRENFGSPKVWGRYLGEKEGVSAGITPQEAELLQGNDIKLLVIWNRFNDATGLENGQSEARAAVQLAQELGIPEGVAIFADIEPDYPVDSSFIEGWYQAMEESPYHPGIYGIFDKEQALTKSFSQAAAENSSLLENTFIWTAAPNVGITEQEQAPGYKPEAPANSLIAGWQYGIDAKVCNIDTNLFSKDILDVLW; encoded by the coding sequence ATGGAAAGACGGGGCCTTTTGCCTTTCGTTGTGACCGCATTTTTTGCCGTAATGATTTCGATCTTTGCTTTCTCCCTGATGGATTCAAAGGATGACGGGCCAAAAACTCAGACCATTCCAGATGGCCAAAGCAAAAGCAATGACAGTGATATCAGTAATCAAGTAAAAAATAATATAAAAGGCAATAAAGCCAATGTAAATAACTCAATCGACAATGATTTGAATAATGGTGAAGATAGCCAAATTGACAATAATGTTACGAATGACATTGAGGTAAATGTGGATGTTAATGTAACTAATACAATAAAAAATAAGGCTGATCAAAATCAGGACCCTGGTCAAACAGGAAATGGAAATGAAAACAGCGGCAGCGATAAAGGTGCGAAAAATGACCAGGAGGGAAAGCCAGAGGATGATGAAGTCGTTTGGGGTGTGGACTCGGCAAGTCTCACCACAAGCGACTTGCTTTCATGCGTACGGGAAAACTTCGGGTCTCCTAAAGTGTGGGGACGCTATTTAGGTGAAAAAGAAGGTGTATCAGCTGGCATCACACCTCAGGAGGCTGAACTTCTGCAAGGCAATGATATTAAATTACTCGTGATTTGGAATCGATTTAATGATGCAACAGGCCTTGAAAATGGACAGAGTGAGGCAAGAGCAGCTGTTCAATTGGCACAGGAGCTCGGGATACCGGAGGGTGTTGCGATTTTTGCCGATATTGAGCCTGATTATCCTGTTGATTCTTCCTTTATAGAAGGCTGGTATCAAGCAATGGAGGAGTCACCCTATCATCCTGGCATATATGGGATTTTTGATAAGGAACAGGCGCTGACTAAATCTTTCAGTCAAGCAGCAGCCGAAAATTCTTCCCTTCTTGAAAACACATTCATATGGACAGCTGCGCCAAATGTAGGAATCACTGAGCAGGAACAGGCACCTGGATATAAACCTGAAGCTCCTGCAAATTCATTGATTGCAGGCTGGCAGTACGGAATTGATGCGAAGGTGTGCAATATTGATACAAATTTATTCAGCAAAGACATTCTTGATGTTCTTTGGTGA
- a CDS encoding nicotinate phosphoribosyltransferase, with the protein MQREFTDDSISLHTDLYQINMAQTYWEDNIHNKKAVFEVFFRKLPFGNGYGIFAGLERVIEYIENFRFTDSDLQYLKNELNYEEGFLEYLKNMRFSGTIKSMEEGELVFGNEPILRVEAPLAEAQIIETAILNIINYQTLIATKATRIREVIGDGTAMEFGSRRAHEMDAAIWGTRAAYIGGFDATSNVRAGKKFGIPVAGTHAHSFVQAYRDEYTAFKKYAQTHKDCVFLVDTYDTLKSGVPNAIKVAKEMRGQINFKGIRLDSGDLAYLSKKARKMLDDAGFPEAKIIASNDLDEYTIINLKAQGAKIDIWGIGTKLITAYEQAALGAVYKLVSIEDEDGKMADTIKISGNPEKVSTPGLKRVYRIINSDNHKSEGDYIALDHENPQAEPKLKMFHPVHTFISKFVTNFEARELHKVIFQEGKLTYKVPSLKEMQSFAKENLNVLWDEYRRSLNPEEYPVDLSQECWDNKMKMISQVKQNIKG; encoded by the coding sequence ATGCAGAGGGAATTTACGGATGATAGTATATCCTTGCATACTGATTTGTACCAAATAAATATGGCCCAGACTTACTGGGAAGACAACATACATAATAAAAAGGCGGTCTTTGAAGTGTTCTTCAGGAAGCTGCCTTTTGGCAACGGCTATGGAATTTTTGCCGGCCTGGAAAGAGTTATAGAATATATAGAAAACTTCAGATTTACAGACAGTGATCTGCAGTACTTAAAAAACGAATTGAATTATGAAGAAGGTTTCCTCGAATACTTGAAAAACATGAGGTTTTCAGGGACCATCAAATCAATGGAAGAAGGTGAGCTTGTATTTGGCAATGAGCCAATTTTGCGTGTCGAAGCTCCCCTGGCTGAAGCCCAGATCATTGAAACAGCTATTTTGAATATCATTAACTACCAAACATTGATTGCTACAAAAGCAACTCGAATCAGAGAAGTAATTGGCGATGGAACAGCCATGGAATTTGGTTCAAGAAGAGCCCATGAAATGGACGCAGCTATCTGGGGAACAAGAGCTGCCTATATCGGCGGCTTTGATGCCACATCTAATGTTAGAGCAGGCAAGAAGTTTGGCATTCCTGTTGCAGGGACCCATGCCCATTCATTTGTACAGGCTTACCGGGACGAGTATACAGCTTTTAAGAAATATGCCCAGACCCATAAGGACTGTGTTTTTCTCGTCGATACGTATGATACCCTTAAATCAGGAGTACCGAACGCAATTAAAGTGGCGAAGGAAATGCGGGGTCAAATTAACTTTAAAGGTATAAGGCTTGATAGCGGGGACCTGGCTTACCTTTCTAAAAAAGCAAGAAAAATGCTGGATGATGCAGGTTTTCCCGAAGCAAAGATTATTGCTTCAAATGATCTGGATGAATACACCATCATAAATCTGAAAGCTCAAGGAGCGAAAATCGATATTTGGGGAATTGGCACAAAACTGATCACGGCGTACGAACAGGCTGCATTAGGAGCTGTTTATAAACTCGTTTCAATTGAAGATGAGGATGGCAAAATGGCTGACACCATAAAAATAAGCGGCAACCCGGAGAAAGTATCAACTCCCGGATTAAAGAGAGTTTATCGGATTATTAACAGTGATAACCACAAATCAGAAGGGGACTATATTGCGCTGGATCATGAAAACCCTCAAGCTGAGCCAAAGCTTAAGATGTTCCATCCTGTTCATACGTTTATAAGCAAGTTCGTTACAAATTTCGAAGCCAGGGAACTGCATAAAGTGATTTTTCAGGAAGGCAAGCTTACTTATAAAGTTCCATCTTTAAAAGAGATGCAGAGCTTTGCAAAGGAAAATCTCAATGTTTTATGGGATGAGTACCGCCGTTCTCTAAATCCGGAGGAATACCCAGTCGACCTTAGCCAGGAGTGCTGGGATAATAAGATGAAAATGATCAGCCAGGTGAAACAAAATATAAAAGGCTGA
- the nadE gene encoding ammonia-dependent NAD(+) synthetase, giving the protein MNLQKEIMESLNVNPNIDPKEEIKKRIEFLKDYLVKTNSKGYVLGISGGQDSTLAGRLAQLAVEELRKEGKEATFIAVRLPYGVQQDEKDAQLALSFIQADKEVVFNIKNAVDEVKTEYDRIIPEEPLKDYHKGNVKARMRMIAQYAIGGQYGLLVIGTDHAAEAVTGFFTKYGDGGADVLPLSGLTKRQGKALLKELGAEERLYLKVPTADLLDQKPGQADETELGISYDELDDYLEGKSVNPEAAEKIEKRYLVSEHKRQLPASMHDNWWK; this is encoded by the coding sequence ATGAATCTGCAAAAAGAAATTATGGAAAGTTTAAATGTAAATCCGAATATCGATCCAAAGGAAGAGATAAAGAAACGAATTGAGTTTCTAAAGGATTATCTTGTTAAAACAAATTCAAAAGGTTATGTACTTGGCATAAGCGGCGGCCAGGATTCCACTCTTGCAGGAAGACTTGCCCAGCTTGCTGTTGAAGAGCTTCGAAAAGAAGGGAAGGAAGCAACATTTATAGCTGTCCGCCTTCCGTACGGCGTTCAGCAGGATGAGAAGGATGCCCAGCTTGCCCTTTCCTTTATTCAGGCTGACAAAGAAGTGGTCTTTAATATTAAAAATGCAGTCGATGAAGTGAAAACCGAGTATGATCGTATAATTCCGGAAGAACCCCTGAAGGATTATCATAAAGGCAATGTTAAAGCCCGTATGAGAATGATTGCCCAATATGCGATTGGGGGCCAATATGGCTTGCTGGTCATCGGCACGGATCATGCTGCAGAAGCAGTGACTGGATTCTTTACAAAATATGGCGATGGCGGCGCAGATGTCCTGCCGCTGTCCGGACTGACAAAAAGACAGGGAAAAGCTCTTCTTAAAGAGCTTGGGGCAGAAGAAAGACTATACTTAAAAGTGCCTACAGCCGATCTTCTTGACCAGAAACCCGGACAGGCTGATGAAACTGAATTAGGTATCTCATACGATGAACTGGATGACTACCTTGAAGGAAAATCAGTAAATCCGGAAGCTGCAGAAAAAATTGAAAAACGCTACCTGGTTTCTGAACACAAGCGCCAGCTGCCTGCATCCATGCACGATAACTGGTGGAAATAA